CTGCTGGGGGTTCACGGAACCCACACCGCGCCATCGCGTCGGTGGCCAAACGATGAACCTGGCCTTACCGATGACGTTGCCCACCGGCACGGTTCCCGGGTTCGGATCACCGGTGCACAGGATGCCCTTCAATGCCTCGGCCGGGCTGCTGGCGCAGTGGGCGCGCGAATCCGCCGAGTGCGTCCGGTTATCGCCCATCACCCACAGTCGACCCTGCGGCACGGTGACCGGCCCGAACTCGCTGCCCAGGCACGGGTACACCGACGGGTCGGCCATCATGGTGCCGGGATTCAGGTATGGCTCCTTGAGCGGCTTGCCGTTGACCGTCAAGCCGGAGTCGGACCGGCATTCAACCGTCTGGCCCCCAACCGCGATGACGCGCTTGACCAGGTCGTTCTCGTCGGGAGGCACGAAACCGATGAACGACAGCGCGTTCTGCAACAAGCGCAGCGCGGTGTTGGGTGAGCGGATCGATTTGTAACCGACGTTCCACGACGGCGGGCCCCTGAAGACAATGACATCGCCGGGCCGCGGTGAGCCGAAGCGGTAACTGAGTTTGTCCACCATGATGCGGTCGCCGACGCAGCCCGAACACCCGTGCAGCGTGGGCTCCATCGACTCCGAGGGGATCAGGTACGGACGCGCGACAAACGTCAACATGACGTAGTAGAGCACCACCGCGATCACCGCCAGGATCGCGAGTTCCCGCAGCGTGGATTTCTTGTCGGGCTCCGGCTTATCCTCGTGGGCTGCCGCAGGTGCCTCTTCGGGTGCCGTTTCGGCGGCGGCGGGGTCGCGGGTAGAGACCTTCGGCTCCGACTGACCAGCGTCGGACTGGGGCTCAGATGGGTCGGTCACCAGATCAGCGTAGCCAGCACAATTCGCGGCTTAGCAGGGCGAGGCGAGCCGGGCGCCGCCCAGGTCTGCGCACTCAGCGCTTCTCCTTGATCTTGGCCTTCTTGCCTCGGAGTTCGCGCAGGTAGTAGAGCTTCGCGCGGCGGACATCGCCACGGGTCACCACCTCGATGTGGTCGATGTTCGGCGAATGCACCGGGAAGGTCCGCTCGACGCCGACACCGTAGCTCTCCTTGCGCACCGTGAACGTCTCGCGGATACCTCCGCCCTGCCGGCGGATCACCACGCCCTTGAACACCTGGATGCGCTCCTTGGCGCCCTCAATCACCTTGACGTGCACGTTGATGGTGTCGCCCGGGCTGAAGGCCGGGATGTCGTCGCGCAGCGACGCCTTATCGACGAAGTCCAGCCTGTTCATTGGAGTCGCACTTCCTCGCGGTCGCGGCTCGGTAGCTGCCCACACGAGGGTGAGGGCGATTACCAAGCCGATGGATTCGGGCTTCTGGGCGTGCCTCACAGCGGGCGGGAAGCGGCCCGACCGGCCGACAACCGCTGGAGACAACTGGTCAATTGTGCCAGACAGTCCGCAGGCAGTGAAAATCACAGGAGGTCGAGGTGGTTCGTGCCCGACAGAAAGCGCTGCCGAATGGTACATATGACTGGGGTCAAACCTGAATAGGGTCAAACCTGAATGAGGTCAAACGTGAATGGGGTCAAACCGCGCGAGTCGAACCCGAACCTAGCGTGACGCCCGGGCAGATGGCAATGCGGCCGCCCAGATAACACGATGTCGGAGGATGCCGGAGGAGAGGGATGCGAGCCCGGCCACTGTCACTGCTCACCGCCGCAGCCGCGGCGGCGCTGATCGTGGTGGCCGGGTGCGAGGCGAAGGTAGCGGCAAAAGTATCCGGGGCATCCCGCACGCCGGACCGCCACCCGTCTCAACTGCAACTACAACCGCAACCCCAGCTGGTTGATCTGCTGCTGCGGGTCATCTCCGCACCAGGCCAGCCGATGCAGTCACTGCCGAACGCCGCGCTGCGCGGAGTGCAGGCGCGCATTCAACAGGCAACCGACGAAGCCGCTGCCAGTGGAGCCACCCTTGCGGTGGCCATCCTCGATCGGGCCACCCACCAGCTGGTCTCCAATGGCAACACCCAGATCATCGCCACCGCGTCGGTGGCCAAGCTCTTCATCGCCGACCAGCTGCTGCTGCAGGAATCCGAAGGCCGGACCACGCTGTCCCCCGAGGACCACCAGGCATTGGACATCATGCTGCGGTCATCTGACGACGGCGCCGCGGAAAGATTCTGGGGCCTGGACGGCGGCGACGCCATCATCACTGCGGTCGCGAACCGGTACGGACTGTCGTCGACCATGCCGCCTAGCGACGGGCGGTGGTGGAACACGATCAGCTCGGCGTCTGACCTGATCCGTTACTACGACATGCTGCTCGATGGGTCGGGCGGGCTCCCCCGGGAGCGGGCCGGCATCATTTTCGACGACCTGGCGCGCTCCACCCCAACCGGAGTCGACGGCTACCCGCAGCGGTTCGGCATCCCGGACGGTCTGTACGCCGAACAGGTGGCGGTCAAGCAGGGCTGGATGTGCTGCATCGGCAACGACTGGATGCACCTGTCGACCGGGGTGATCGGGGCGGACCGCCGCTACATCATGGTGATCGAGTCGCTGCAACCCTCCGACGACGCCACCGCGCGGGCGACAATCACCCAAGCGGTCAAGACCATATTTCCCAACGGTCGAATCTGACCGGCGCCACTGGCTCGCGAGCGGCCGCAAAAGCCCCCAAACTGGCCCAATTCAGGGTGCTTTTGCGTCTTCTCGCCGGTCCTTTAGTCCGAAGTTGCGACGGGTTCTGACGCGGAAGTGTGATGTGACCTGACGTTTCGGGTGTTGAAGCCCTGGTGTTTGTAGTCAGAATACTGGTGTGTTGTGTTGATGATCGTCGCGGTAGGTCGGTTACGATGCTTGGTATGCCGCGCAACATGGGGAAAGTCCACGTAGTCAGAGTCAAGAAGACTCATGTGGATAAGCAGGGGCGGCGGCGTGACTACGAATCGGTGTATCTGCGCCGCACGTTTCGCGACGGCGCCAAAGTGCGGAACGAGACGGTGGCCAACCTGTCGATGCTGCCGGCGGCCTCGATCACCGCGCTGGAGGCGACGCTGAAGGGGCAGGCCCTGATCCCGGCGGGCAGCGAGTTCACCAAGACCCGCTCGCTGCCGCACGGGCATGTGGCCGCGGTGTCGGCGATGGCGCATCGGCTCGGGTTTCCCGCGCTGCTGGGCCCGGCCTGCCGGTCACGCGATGTGGTGTTCGCGTTGATCATCTCGCGGGTGATCCGCCCAGCGTCCAAGCTGTCCACCCTGTCACGGTGGCCCGATACCACGTTGGGTGTCGATCTGGACGTGGCGGGGGCGTCGACCGACGAGATCTACGCGGCGATGGACTGGCTGGCGCACCGCCAAGATGCGATCGAGCGCAAACTGGCCGCCAAACACCTGAGCCCGCAAGCAAACCCGCATCGGATGGCGTTGTTTGACCTGACCAGTTCGTGGGTGACCGGGCGGTGTTGTGAGCTGGCCGCGCACGGGTATTCCCGCGACGGCAAGAAGGGCTGCGCGCAGATCGAGTACGGGGTGCTCACCGACCCCGGCGGACGGCCGGTGGCGGTGCGGGTGGTGCGCGGGGATACCGCCGACCCGGTCGCGTTCACCGAGATCGTCGCCGAACTGCCCGCCACCTTCGGCCTCACCGACCTGGTGCTGGTGGGTGATCGCGGCATGATCACCTCCGCGCGCATCGGCATGCTGCGCGAACTCAACGACAACCCCGACGCCCCAACCGATTTCGGGTGGATCACCGCGCTGCGGGCACCGGCGATCGCCAAACTCGCCCGTGACGACGGGCCACTGCAGATGACCCTGTTCGACACCCAGGACCTGGCCGAGATCGTCCACCCCGACTACCCCGACGAACGGCTCATCGCCTGCCGCAACCCCGCTCTGGCGGCCGAGCGTGCCCGCAAACGCCGCGATCTACTGGACGCCACCGACAAAGAGCTCGCCCGGATCAAGGACCGGGTGGACCGCGGCACCTTGTCCGGCGCCGCCGAGATCGGCAAAGCCCTCGGCAAAGTCAGCGGAAAATACAAGGTGGACAAGCACTTTGTCACCACCATCACCGACACCAGCTTCACCTTCGCACGCAACCAGGCGGCCATCGACGCCGAAGCCGCCCTGGATGGCATCTACGTGCTACGCACCAGCGTTGACCCCGACACCCTCGATGCGGCCGGCGTCGTCGCCGGCTACAAGAACCTGGCCAATATCGAACGCGACTTTCGCATCATCAAAGCCGACGACCTGGATCTGCGACCCATCTATCACCGTCTCGATCAGCGCGTGCGCGCGCACGTGCTGATCTGCCTGCTGGCCTGCTACCTCGTCTGGCACCTACGCAAGGCCTGGGCGCCGCTGACCTTCACCGACGAAACACCACCGGCGCGCGACAACCCGGTCGCGCCCGCGCAACGCTCCGCCGCCGCCAACGCGAAAGCCTCGACAAAACACGACGCCGACGGCAACCCGCTACGCAGCTTCCGCGGCCTGCTCGACCATCTCGGCACCCTCACCCGCGACCGCATCCGCTACCACGACACCGACATCGAAATCGACAAACTCACCGAACCCACCCCCGACCAACGCCGCGCCTTCGACCTCATCGACACCACCATTCCCCTCACCATCGCCGCGTAGCCAGAACAAACACCCACCCGAACCGGCAAAACCCCAGGTAAACCCAAGAAATCACCTAACCCAACAGTCGCAACTTCGGTTTAGTCCAGCAGCTCGGGGCGGCGTTCACGAGTGCGGCGCAGCGAGATCTCCCGACGCCAGGCGGCGATTCGGGCGTGATCACCGGATAGCAGCACCTCCGGAACGTCGAGGCCCCGCCAGCTCGGCGGCCGGGTATAGCTTGGCCCCTCCAGCAGCCGATCCAGGCCCGGCGAGTGCGAATCATCGTGGTGCGAAGCAGGATTGCCGAGCACGCCGGCCAGCAACCGTAGCACGGCCTCGATCATCACCATGGCCGCCGACTCCCCACCGGGCAACACGTAGTCACCGATCGAGACCTCTTCGACGCGCATCCGGCGGGCGGCATCGTCGACCACCCGCTGGTCGATGCCCTCGTAGCGGCCGCAGGCGAACACGAGGTGCGTTTCGGTGCTCCAGCGCTGCGCGGTGGCTTGGGTGAACAGCGCACCGGCGGGTGTGGGCACAACCAACAGCGTTTCGCCGGAACAGATTTCGTCGAGCGCCTCGCCCCACACCGGAGCTTTCATCACCATCCCCGGACCGCCGCCGTAGGGCGCGTCGTCCACCGAGTGGTGCACGTCGTGGGTCCAGCGTCGCAGGTCGTGCACCCGCAAGTCGACCACGCCCGACGCAATCGCCTTGCCCGGCAACGATTGTCGCAACGGCTCTAGGTAGGCCGGGAAGATTGTGACGACTTCAATCCTCATGTCAATGCGCCCGCTACGTCAGATCCAGCAGGCCGGCGGGCGGATCGATCTCCACGGTGCCGTCATCCAACGACACCGACGTGACGATCGCGCTGACGAACGGCACCAGCACTTCCGGAGTCGGGAGGCCGGATTCGCGCCGGACCGCCAGTAACTCACCGGCCGCGGTGTGCAGCACCTCGGCAACGACCCCAACACGCTCCCCCGTCGTCGTCCGGACCTGAAGGCCTTCCAGCTGGTGGTCGTAGAAGGTGTCCGGCTCATCGATCGGCGGCAGGTCATCGGAGTCGATGACGAACAAGCTGCCGCGCAGCGCGTCGGCGGCGTCGCGGTCCGCCACTCCGGCCAGGCGCACCAGCAGCCGTCCACCATGGTCGCGCACGCTGTCCACGACATAGCGCCGTTGTTGACCGCCGTCGCGTGGCATCTTCGCGCGCAACGTCGTACCCGGCGCAAACCGGGCATCCGGATCGTCGGTGCGGATCTCGACGACGACTTCGCCGGTGACGCCGTGCGCCTTCACCACGCGCCCGATTACCAGCTCCATCTCGATCCCCGAGTCGCTACCGCTCATGCCCGACAGGCGAGCGGGCACGCTGATTACTGGTCGGTGTCCACCACGTCCACTCGAATACCCCGGCCACCGATACCGGCAACCAGCGTTCGCAACGCGGTCGCGGTACGGCCCCCGCGACCGATCACCTTGCCCAGGTCATCGGGATGAACATGGACCTCGACAGTTCGCCCACGCCGACTGGTTACCAGGTCCACCCGGACATCGTCCGGGTTGTCGACGATCCCACGGACCAGGTGTTCAACAGCGTCGACGACGACCGTACTCATGGCGCCTGTCAGCTTTCCGTAGACGAGGCGGTCGGCCCGGACTGCTCGCCACCCCCGGGCGGCGTCTCGGCCTGCTCGGCTTCCGGGCCCGCCTCAGCGGCGGTTTCTTCAGGGGCGTCGGCGGGGGCTTCCTTCGGGGCCTCTTCCGTAGCCTCGGCAGTCTTGGCGGCCTTCTTGGCCGGGGCCTTTTTCTTCGGCTTCGCAGCCTCGGTGGTGGGCGCGCCGTCGGCGGCGGCGAGCGCGGCGTTGAACAACTCGAGCTTGCTCGGCTTGGCCGGGGCAACCTTGAGCCGGCCCTCGGCACCCGGCAGGCCCTTGAACTTCTGCCAGTCGCCCGTGATCTTCAGCAACTTAAGCACTGGTTCGGTGGGCTGCGCACCCACGGAAAGCCAGTACTGGGCGCGCTCGGAGTTGATCTCGATGAGGCTCGGCTCTTCCTTCGGGTGGTAACGGCCGATCACCTCGATGGAGCGGCCGTCGCGGCGGGTGCGCGCGTCGGCGACGGCGATGCGGTACTGGGGATTGCGGATCTTGCCAAGCCGAGTGAGCTTGATCTTCACAGCCATGGTTGAGCGATTTCTCCTGTGTGCGTCACGCTGCAATTCAGCGACCTAGGCGGGATGCCCGGATCCGGTTTTGCCTCGCGTGTGTGACCACCGGGCAGCATCCGAAAAAGCGCGTAGTCGCCCGGCGGACAGCCGCCTATTGTGCCAGAACTCAATCCTCCAGGAGAAATTCGCTGCCGGCGTTACATCACCTTCTGAAAGCATTTGGTTTCGACCCGCCGGGTCATCCGCCACCCCTCGGGCGTGCGCACAAACTCGTCGTCATACCACAGCCCGCAGAACAGCACCTGTTCCGTGTTCTTGGGTGGGTCGCCCCCGAGCACCATCGGGTTGAAGCAGATCACCCGCGACGACGCGGTAGCCCCGTCGATGCACACCGAGAAGTTACCGAGCATGTGCGCATACATCGGAAAGTTGGGCAGCACCTGCGACAGCCACCGCTTCACTTCCGGATACGGGCCGTCGATGCCTCCCAACGCCCGGTAGTCGATGTAGGCATCGGGCGTGAACACGTTGTCGAGGTCGTCGAATCGGCGCAGGTCGATCGCGGTGGAGTAGTCCACCAGCAGCTGCTGTATTTCCAGGCGGTCCGAGATTTCAGCGAGGCTCAACATGGCTCGATTCAAACACCGAGGGTGCGCTGGGCGGCAGGAAAGTTAAACTGGGCGCCCATGCGAAAGCTCATGGCGGCGGCCACCGTGCTGCTCACCGTCGGTGCCTGCGGTATGGGCACCGCCCTTCCGATCGCGACCGCCGACAGCGACGCACAGCCTGCCGGTTCGACGCCCATCCCCGACGGCCCGGCCCAGACCTGGATCGTGGCCGATCTCGACAGCGGTCAGGTGCTGGCCGGCCGCGACCAGAACGTGGCCCACCCGCCCGCGAGCACCATTAAGGTGCTGTTGGCGCTGGTCGCCCTCGACGAGCTGGACCTGAACTCGACCGTCGTCGCCGACGTCGCCGACACCCAGGTGGAGTGCAACTGCGTCGGCGTCAAGCCGGGCCGCACCTACACCGCACGCCAACTGCTCGACGGGCTGCTACTGGTTTCGGGCAACGACGCCGCGAACACGCTGGCGCACATGCTGGGTGGCCAGGACGCCACCGTCGCCAAGATGAACGCCAAGGCCGCGGCCCTGGGGGCTGCCAATACCTACGCGGCGACACCGTCCGGTCTGGACGGACCCGGTGGCTCCGGGGCGTCCACCGCGCACGACCTGGCGGTCGTCTTCCGGGCCGCTATGGCCAATCCGGTCTTCGCGCAGATCACCGCCGAGCCGTCGGCGATGTTCCCCGGTGACAACGGTGACCAACCGATCGTCAACCAGGACGAACTGCTGCAGCGGTATCCGGGCGCGATCGGCGGCAAGACGGGCTTCACCAACGCGGCGCGTAAGACGTTCGTCGGCGCCGCCGCCCGCGGTGGCCGCCGGCTGGTGATCGCGATGATGTACGGGCTGATCCAACAGGGCGGACCGACATACTGGGATCAGGCTGCGAGCCTGTTCGACTGGGGTTTCGCCCTCAACCCGCAAGCCAGCATCGGCTCGCTGTGACGGGCTACAAGCGCGATAGGGCCGGGATAGGCGATAGATTCAGCCCGCGATACGCCGCGCGGCTGACTTGAAATCGTGTTCCGGCAGGCCGCAGGACGCGATCACGGTGTCACGGAACGCGGCGGCCGACGGCGGCAGATACCGGTTGGTCATCCAGCCGACCGCGATGGGCCGGACCAGCTGCGTGTCGTCGACGGCGATCTCGACGATGTCCGGCGGCGGTGTGGCCGCCCTGGGCAGCACACCCACCCCCAACCCCGCCCCGATCAGGCCGCGCAACGTGCAGATGTCGGCGCCCTCGAAGGCGATCGTGGGCCTGATGCCATGACGCTCGCAGGCGTCGTCGAAGATCCTGCGCAGCGTGTGATTGCGGTCCAGGGCCACAAACGGTTGTCCGGCAAGCTCTTCGAAGCCGATCACCTCCCGGTGAGCCAACGGATGCTCCGGATCGACCACGGCATAAAGCGGTTGGGTGAACAACGGATGCCATTTCACCCGGGTGATTCGTCGAATGTCACGCGGTAGCTAAGGCAGACGTCGATGGCGCCGCTGGTGAGATCGTTGACCAGTACGGGTCCGGAGCGCTGGCGCAGCTCGAATCGGGCCGCGGGGTGGCGGTCATGATGACGGCGGATCAGCCGGGGCACCGTGGCCGCGCCCAGCGACATGAGGAATCCCAGGGCCACCGTGCCGGCGTCGGCGCCGGCGAGTTGGCGCACGTCGGACACGGCGGTCTCGAGGCTGTGGTGCGCGCTTCGGCTCGCGCGCAGGAACGCCCGCCCGAACCGGTTGAGTTCGTTGGCCCGGCCGCGCCGGGTGAACAGCTCGACCCCGATCTCGGATTCGAGCATGGCGATGGCCCGGCTGA
This is a stretch of genomic DNA from Mycobacterium lacus. It encodes these proteins:
- the lepB gene encoding signal peptidase I; the encoded protein is MTDPSEPQSDAGQSEPKVSTRDPAAAETAPEEAPAAAHEDKPEPDKKSTLRELAILAVIAVVLYYVMLTFVARPYLIPSESMEPTLHGCSGCVGDRIMVDKLSYRFGSPRPGDVIVFRGPPSWNVGYKSIRSPNTALRLLQNALSFIGFVPPDENDLVKRVIAVGGQTVECRSDSGLTVNGKPLKEPYLNPGTMMADPSVYPCLGSEFGPVTVPQGRLWVMGDNRTHSADSRAHCASSPAEALKGILCTGDPNPGTVPVGNVIGKARFIVWPPTRWRGVGSVNPQQGQ
- the rplS gene encoding 50S ribosomal protein L19, giving the protein MNRLDFVDKASLRDDIPAFSPGDTINVHVKVIEGAKERIQVFKGVVIRRQGGGIRETFTVRKESYGVGVERTFPVHSPNIDHIEVVTRGDVRRAKLYYLRELRGKKAKIKEKR
- a CDS encoding serine hydrolase, which encodes MRARPLSLLTAAAAAALIVVAGCEAKVAAKVSGASRTPDRHPSQLQLQPQPQLVDLLLRVISAPGQPMQSLPNAALRGVQARIQQATDEAAASGATLAVAILDRATHQLVSNGNTQIIATASVAKLFIADQLLLQESEGRTTLSPEDHQALDIMLRSSDDGAAERFWGLDGGDAIITAVANRYGLSSTMPPSDGRWWNTISSASDLIRYYDMLLDGSGGLPRERAGIIFDDLARSTPTGVDGYPQRFGIPDGLYAEQVAVKQGWMCCIGNDWMHLSTGVIGADRRYIMVIESLQPSDDATARATITQAVKTIFPNGRI
- a CDS encoding IS1634 family transposase — its product is MPRNMGKVHVVRVKKTHVDKQGRRRDYESVYLRRTFRDGAKVRNETVANLSMLPAASITALEATLKGQALIPAGSEFTKTRSLPHGHVAAVSAMAHRLGFPALLGPACRSRDVVFALIISRVIRPASKLSTLSRWPDTTLGVDLDVAGASTDEIYAAMDWLAHRQDAIERKLAAKHLSPQANPHRMALFDLTSSWVTGRCCELAAHGYSRDGKKGCAQIEYGVLTDPGGRPVAVRVVRGDTADPVAFTEIVAELPATFGLTDLVLVGDRGMITSARIGMLRELNDNPDAPTDFGWITALRAPAIAKLARDDGPLQMTLFDTQDLAEIVHPDYPDERLIACRNPALAAERARKRRDLLDATDKELARIKDRVDRGTLSGAAEIGKALGKVSGKYKVDKHFVTTITDTSFTFARNQAAIDAEAALDGIYVLRTSVDPDTLDAAGVVAGYKNLANIERDFRIIKADDLDLRPIYHRLDQRVRAHVLICLLACYLVWHLRKAWAPLTFTDETPPARDNPVAPAQRSAAANAKASTKHDADGNPLRSFRGLLDHLGTLTRDRIRYHDTDIEIDKLTEPTPDQRRAFDLIDTTIPLTIAA
- the trmD gene encoding tRNA (guanosine(37)-N1)-methyltransferase TrmD, whose product is MRIEVVTIFPAYLEPLRQSLPGKAIASGVVDLRVHDLRRWTHDVHHSVDDAPYGGGPGMVMKAPVWGEALDEICSGETLLVVPTPAGALFTQATAQRWSTETHLVFACGRYEGIDQRVVDDAARRMRVEEVSIGDYVLPGGESAAMVMIEAVLRLLAGVLGNPASHHDDSHSPGLDRLLEGPSYTRPPSWRGLDVPEVLLSGDHARIAAWRREISLRRTRERRPELLD
- the rimM gene encoding ribosome maturation factor RimM (Essential for efficient processing of 16S rRNA), which translates into the protein MELVIGRVVKAHGVTGEVVVEIRTDDPDARFAPGTTLRAKMPRDGGQQRRYVVDSVRDHGGRLLVRLAGVADRDAADALRGSLFVIDSDDLPPIDEPDTFYDHQLEGLQVRTTTGERVGVVAEVLHTAAGELLAVRRESGLPTPEVLVPFVSAIVTSVSLDDGTVEIDPPAGLLDLT
- a CDS encoding RNA-binding protein, translating into MSTVVVDAVEHLVRGIVDNPDDVRVDLVTSRRGRTVEVHVHPDDLGKVIGRGGRTATALRTLVAGIGGRGIRVDVVDTDQ
- the rpsP gene encoding 30S ribosomal protein S16, producing MAVKIKLTRLGKIRNPQYRIAVADARTRRDGRSIEVIGRYHPKEEPSLIEINSERAQYWLSVGAQPTEPVLKLLKITGDWQKFKGLPGAEGRLKVAPAKPSKLELFNAALAAADGAPTTEAAKPKKKAPAKKAAKTAEATEEAPKEAPADAPEETAAEAGPEAEQAETPPGGGEQSGPTASSTES
- a CDS encoding nuclear transport factor 2 family protein: MLSLAEISDRLEIQQLLVDYSTAIDLRRFDDLDNVFTPDAYIDYRALGGIDGPYPEVKRWLSQVLPNFPMYAHMLGNFSVCIDGATASSRVICFNPMVLGGDPPKNTEQVLFCGLWYDDEFVRTPEGWRMTRRVETKCFQKVM
- a CDS encoding D-alanyl-D-alanine carboxypeptidase family protein; amino-acid sequence: MRKLMAAATVLLTVGACGMGTALPIATADSDAQPAGSTPIPDGPAQTWIVADLDSGQVLAGRDQNVAHPPASTIKVLLALVALDELDLNSTVVADVADTQVECNCVGVKPGRTYTARQLLDGLLLVSGNDAANTLAHMLGGQDATVAKMNAKAAALGAANTYAATPSGLDGPGGSGASTAHDLAVVFRAAMANPVFAQITAEPSAMFPGDNGDQPIVNQDELLQRYPGAIGGKTGFTNAARKTFVGAAARGGRRLVIAMMYGLIQQGGPTYWDQAASLFDWGFALNPQASIGSL
- a CDS encoding LysR substrate-binding domain-containing protein: MKWHPLFTQPLYAVVDPEHPLAHREVIGFEELAGQPFVALDRNHTLRRIFDDACERHGIRPTIAFEGADICTLRGLIGAGLGVGVLPRAATPPPDIVEIAVDDTQLVRPIAVGWMTNRYLPPSAAAFRDTVIASCGLPEHDFKSAARRIAG
- a CDS encoding LysR family transcriptional regulator is translated as MELYQLRYFQTVAEVGTLRDAAEKLAVSQSAVSRAIAMLESEIGVELFTRRGRANELNRFGRAFLRASRSAHHSLETAVSDVRQLAGADAGTVALGFLMSLGAATVPRLIRRHHDRHPAARFELRQRSGPVLVNDLTSGAIDVCLSYRVTFDESPG